Genomic DNA from Synergistaceae bacterium DZ-S4:
TCCTGTTTTTCATTACTCCCCAGATGATATGGAGCATCTTTCTCATACAGGCAACAAGTGCCAGCTTTTTGCATTTGCCCCTGTTTAACAGTCTTTCGTAGAACTCCTTTATTACCGGATTTACCCGTGCAGCTACCAGTGTAGCCATGTAAAGATGGTGCCTTATCCTGGAATTGCCCCGTCTGCTTATTTTAGATTTTTTGAATACCGACGTCCCCGAAGTGTGTTCGCTTGGAGCTATGCCTACGAACGAGACAAGGCCCTTAACGCTCTGGAAGTTGTTCAATCCGTCGGATTCGCCCTGCAAGGTAACTGATGTCACCTCTCCTATGCCGGGGATGGATCTCAGAAGCTCTATGTCCTCGCGCATGCCGGGATCGTCGTCTATGTGCTCCTCTATTTCCTTCTCCAGGTTATGTATAGAATCCTCGAGGTAGCTTATGAGTTCCCTTACGTTCCGGACTATCGCCTCCGGTGGTTCCTGCATGCACTCAAGCTTCTCCAGCCTGTTGCATTCAGAGGCATGAAGTTCTGTTAGTTCTTCCCTGCGCCTTGAAAGTTCCCTAAGAGCACGGCCTTCGGGTGAGGGTGCCTTCCATGGAGATATCTGTTCCTTTGTTACTGCCATGGAGAGGTATGAGGCTATAAGCTGGGCATCTGCGGAGTCGTTCTTGTTGGGGGCCATCACTGAAGTGCCGAAGGCTCTTACTGCAGCTGGGTTGAGTACGTATGTTACGATCCTGCCGTTGTGGCTGTTTCCATTGAGATAGTATGCCAGACGTTCTCCATAGACGCCTGTCGATTCCATACCGGCAGCTATTGAGTACTCTTCCTTTCCCGCCTTCTTTGATGTGTTTTTGATCACTGTCTCGACGAGTTTTTTAAATCCGACTTCGTCATTGGGGATACTCTTGTTGGACCAGAGTATCTTATCCTTGTGATCACTCAGCACCACAGCG
This window encodes:
- a CDS encoding IS110 family transposase yields the protein MFFLGVDVSKKTLAVVLSDHKDKILWSNKSIPNDEVGFKKLVETVIKNTSKKAGKEEYSIAAGMESTGVYGERLAYYLNGNSHNGRIVTYVLNPAAVRAFGTSVMAPNKNDSADAQLIASYLSMAVTKEQISPWKAPSPEGRALRELSRRREELTELHASECNRLEKLECMQEPPEAIVRNVRELISYLEDSIHNLEKEIEEHIDDDPGMREDIELLRSIPGIGEVTSVTLQGESDGLNNFQSVKGLVSFVGIAPSEHTSGTSVFKKSKISRRGNSRIRHHLYMATLVAARVNPVIKEFYERLLNRGKCKKLALVACMRKMLHIIWGVMKNRKRFDPCYSLK